The Agromyces atrinae genome window below encodes:
- a CDS encoding Rne/Rng family ribonuclease: MVESNNNTNENPAPKKRALFGGRRSRSRATTESVAAAAAANAPVETATSRGEGVISAPPVEAPTPEAAPVDTPAAEAVAAPAADETPVQSADAVAEPEAAQPAVEDDEPAADEPAAAEPTSPIPAVLTTTSLIFHAPPVLVTPDRPERPERSERSDRSDSPAGDDEGSSARRRTRRRSGEDARANGDEPQNTVVKVRQPREPELITEPQRVKGSTRLEAKKQRRRDGRDAGRRRAVITEAEFLARRESVDRSMIVRQKQGRIQIGVLEDGVLVEHYVARNQEASLIGNVYLGRVQNVLPSMEAAFVDIGRGRNAVLYSGEVDWEAAAEAGQPNQPRRIELALKPGDKVLVQVTKDPVGHKGARLTSQVSLPGRYLVYVPNGSMNGISRKLPDTERARLKKILKEVLPENVGVIVRTAAEGATEEQLTLDVTRLTSQWADISKKVESMQAPALLHSEPDLLIKIVRDVFNEDFQRMVISGGEARETITSYLQGVAPDLVERVEEYSGDRDAFDEFRISEQIEKALDRKVWLPSGGSLVIDRTEAMTVVDVNTGKFVGSGGNLEETVTKNNLEAAEEIVRQLRLRDIGGIIVVDFIDMVLESNRDLVLRRLVECLSRDRTKHQVAEVTSLGLVQMTRKKLGLGLLESFSESCETCAGRGIIVHHDPIAKHRPAPQTERRRGRGAGNGGGASNGSSNGNAPAANVDSSKPSVGTHGITEDAKNALAAIAASTLAHDAKADSAEAVEAAATEAPAAESTTSTDDAPQREPGSRSRRGRKGRRSSNSTPAESNDDASAPESATPASSAPVIELPEVAPAVEKPVRRRAPDAENLLDSVLEALPAPKQPGEGRASRSRRVSTAAVVGNASDPVITRHDV; the protein is encoded by the coding sequence ATGGTGGAAAGCAACAACAACACGAACGAGAATCCGGCACCGAAGAAGCGAGCACTGTTCGGCGGACGCCGGTCACGATCGCGGGCGACGACCGAATCGGTAGCCGCGGCGGCCGCTGCGAACGCGCCGGTCGAGACCGCGACGAGTCGTGGCGAAGGCGTGATCAGCGCTCCGCCCGTCGAGGCGCCGACTCCCGAGGCCGCTCCGGTTGACACGCCGGCTGCCGAGGCCGTTGCGGCTCCCGCGGCGGACGAGACGCCGGTGCAGTCGGCCGACGCGGTCGCCGAGCCTGAGGCCGCGCAGCCCGCCGTCGAGGACGACGAGCCCGCTGCCGATGAGCCCGCTGCCGCCGAGCCCACGTCCCCGATCCCCGCCGTCCTCACGACGACGTCGCTCATCTTCCACGCGCCGCCCGTGCTCGTCACGCCCGACCGTCCCGAGCGCCCCGAGCGATCGGAGCGTTCCGATCGCTCCGACTCGCCCGCCGGCGACGACGAGGGTTCGAGTGCGCGTCGCCGCACGCGTCGACGCAGCGGCGAGGACGCCCGTGCGAACGGCGACGAGCCGCAGAACACCGTCGTCAAGGTGCGTCAGCCCCGCGAGCCCGAGCTCATCACCGAGCCGCAGCGCGTCAAGGGCTCCACTCGACTCGAGGCGAAGAAGCAGCGTCGCCGCGATGGTCGCGATGCCGGCCGTCGCCGTGCCGTCATCACCGAGGCCGAGTTCCTCGCGCGTCGTGAGTCGGTCGACCGTTCGATGATCGTGCGACAGAAGCAGGGCCGCATCCAGATCGGCGTCCTCGAAGACGGCGTCCTCGTCGAGCACTACGTCGCCCGCAACCAGGAGGCGTCGCTCATCGGCAACGTCTACCTCGGCCGCGTGCAGAACGTCCTCCCGAGCATGGAGGCCGCCTTCGTCGACATCGGGCGCGGCCGCAACGCCGTGCTCTACTCCGGCGAGGTCGACTGGGAGGCGGCGGCAGAAGCCGGTCAGCCCAACCAGCCGCGCCGCATCGAGCTGGCGCTCAAGCCCGGCGACAAGGTCCTCGTGCAGGTCACGAAGGACCCGGTCGGCCACAAGGGTGCTCGTCTCACGAGCCAGGTGTCGCTGCCCGGCCGCTACCTCGTGTACGTGCCGAACGGCTCGATGAATGGCATCAGCCGCAAGCTCCCCGACACCGAGCGTGCTCGCCTCAAGAAGATCCTCAAGGAGGTCCTGCCCGAGAACGTCGGCGTCATCGTGCGCACCGCGGCCGAGGGCGCGACCGAGGAGCAGCTCACGCTCGACGTCACCCGCCTGACGTCGCAGTGGGCCGACATCTCGAAGAAGGTCGAGTCGATGCAGGCTCCGGCTCTCCTTCACTCCGAGCCCGACCTCCTCATCAAGATCGTCCGTGACGTCTTCAACGAAGACTTCCAGCGCATGGTCATCTCGGGCGGCGAAGCGCGCGAGACGATCACGAGCTACCTCCAGGGTGTCGCTCCCGATCTCGTGGAGCGTGTCGAGGAGTACTCCGGCGATCGCGACGCGTTCGACGAGTTCCGCATCAGCGAGCAGATCGAGAAGGCGCTCGACCGCAAGGTCTGGTTGCCGTCGGGCGGTTCGCTCGTCATCGACCGCACCGAGGCCATGACGGTCGTCGACGTCAACACCGGCAAGTTCGTCGGCTCGGGCGGAAACCTCGAAGAGACCGTCACCAAGAACAACCTCGAGGCCGCCGAAGAGATTGTGCGTCAGCTGCGACTGCGCGACATCGGCGGAATCATCGTCGTCGACTTCATCGACATGGTGCTCGAGTCGAACCGTGACCTCGTGCTCCGCCGCCTCGTCGAGTGCCTCTCGCGCGACCGGACGAAGCACCAGGTCGCCGAGGTCACGTCGCTCGGTCTCGTCCAGATGACGCGCAAGAAGCTCGGCCTCGGCCTGCTCGAGTCGTTCAGCGAGTCGTGCGAGACGTGCGCCGGCCGCGGGATCATCGTGCACCACGACCCGATCGCCAAGCACCGTCCGGCGCCTCAGACCGAGCGTCGTCGTGGCCGCGGAGCGGGCAACGGCGGCGGAGCCTCCAACGGTTCCTCGAACGGGAACGCACCGGCCGCCAACGTCGATTCGTCGAAGCCGAGCGTCGGCACGCACGGCATCACCGAGGACGCGAAGAACGCCCTCGCCGCCATCGCCGCGAGCACGCTCGCTCACGATGCCAAGGCCGACAGCGCCGAGGCCGTCGAGGCGGCGGCGACCGAGGCCCCGGCCGCGGAGTCGACGACGTCGACGGATGACGCACCTCAGCGCGAACCGGGAAGCCGGAGCCGCCGCGGCCGCAAGGGTCGTCGCTCGTCGAACTCGACTCCGGCCGAGTCGAACGACGACGCGTCGGCGCCCGAGTCTGCTACTCCCGCGTCATCCGCGCCCGTCATCGAGCTGCCCGAGGTCGCTCCGGCCGTCGAGAAGCCCGTGCGACGCCGCGCTCCCGACGCCGAGAACCTGCTCGACTCCGTGCTCGAGGCGCTCCCCGCTCCGAAGCAGCCGGGCGAGGGTCGCGCCTCGCGCAGCCGTCGCGTGTCGACGGCCGCCGTCGTCGGCAACGCGTCCGACCCGGTCATCACCCGCCACGACGTCTGA
- a CDS encoding vitamin K epoxide reductase family protein yields MSSNAPHSRRSIFPALWLIALGALGLLAAFELTVEKFLVLSDPNHVPSCNVGIFLGCSTNLSSWQGAVFGFPNPIVGLMAWPVVITIGVALLAGVRLPRWFWAGFNIGVAGALIFVGWLIYQSIYVLDVLCPWCMLTWAVTIPVFWIVTLDNLREGRIPTSARVRRLARGWFGWIPIITLASYAVVILLAQVRMDAIPRAILDLQGLFG; encoded by the coding sequence ATGTCGTCGAACGCGCCACATTCCCGTCGGAGCATATTCCCTGCGCTCTGGCTCATCGCGCTCGGCGCACTCGGCCTCCTCGCCGCGTTCGAGCTCACCGTCGAGAAGTTCCTCGTGCTGTCCGACCCGAACCATGTGCCGTCCTGCAACGTCGGCATCTTCCTGGGCTGCAGCACCAACCTGTCGTCGTGGCAGGGCGCCGTCTTCGGCTTCCCCAACCCGATCGTCGGCCTCATGGCGTGGCCCGTCGTCATCACGATCGGAGTGGCGCTCCTCGCCGGAGTCAGACTCCCCCGATGGTTCTGGGCGGGTTTCAACATCGGCGTGGCCGGCGCACTGATCTTCGTCGGCTGGCTCATCTACCAGAGCATCTACGTCCTTGACGTGCTGTGCCCGTGGTGCATGCTCACGTGGGCCGTCACCATTCCCGTCTTCTGGATCGTGACGCTCGACAACCTCCGCGAGGGGCGCATCCCGACGTCGGCGCGCGTCCGGCGTCTTGCCCGCGGCTGGTTCGGGTGGATTCCCATCATCACGCTCGCGAGCTATGCCGTCGTCATCCTTCTCGCGCAGGTGCGGATGGATGCCATCCCCCGCGCCATCCTCGACCTGCAAGGCCTGTTCGGCTGA
- the ndk gene encoding nucleoside-diphosphate kinase gives MTAPIEETLVLIKPDGVSRNLTGEILRRIEAKGYSLVDLRLVQADRDLLSAHYAEHEGKPFYEPLIGFMESGPIVAARIAGNRVIEGFRSLAGTTDPTTAAPGTIRGDLGRDWGLAVQQNLVHGSDSPESAARELALWFA, from the coding sequence ATGACCGCTCCCATTGAAGAGACTCTCGTCCTCATCAAGCCCGACGGCGTCTCCCGCAACCTGACCGGTGAGATCCTCCGCCGTATCGAGGCCAAGGGCTACTCGCTCGTCGACCTTCGTCTCGTGCAGGCCGACCGCGACCTGCTCTCGGCACACTATGCCGAGCACGAGGGCAAGCCCTTCTACGAGCCGCTCATCGGCTTCATGGAGTCGGGCCCGATCGTCGCCGCGCGCATCGCGGGCAACCGCGTCATCGAGGGCTTCCGTTCCCTCGCCGGCACGACCGACCCGACGACGGCCGCCCCCGGCACGATCCGCGGAGATCTCGGCCGCGACTGGGGCCTCGCCGTTCAGCAGAACCTCGTGCACGGCTCCGACTCGCCCGAGTCGGCAGCGCGCGAGCTCGCGCTCTGGTTCGCCTAG
- a CDS encoding DUF4233 domain-containing protein has product MSAESPAAPRPARSIRQTLASIVLAFELVVVFLAALVIWGLDAAPFGLPAWSALIAGGVLLVGMIAAIGLLRVEAGFILGWVLQVLILLAGFLNPALFIVGALFGGMWWYCMVVGARIDRQRKELA; this is encoded by the coding sequence ATGAGCGCCGAGTCGCCCGCCGCGCCGCGCCCGGCGCGTTCGATCCGTCAGACGCTCGCGTCGATCGTGCTCGCCTTCGAACTCGTCGTCGTCTTCCTCGCGGCGCTCGTGATCTGGGGTCTCGACGCGGCGCCCTTCGGCCTCCCGGCCTGGAGCGCGCTCATCGCCGGTGGCGTACTGCTCGTCGGAATGATCGCGGCCATCGGCCTGCTGCGCGTCGAGGCCGGCTTCATCCTCGGATGGGTGCTCCAAGTGCTCATCCTGCTCGCCGGATTCCTCAATCCGGCGCTCTTCATCGTCGGAGCGCTCTTCGGCGGCATGTGGTGGTACTGCATGGTCGTCGGCGCGCGCATCGATCGCCAACGAAAGGAACTCGCATGA